The sequence below is a genomic window from Prosthecobacter dejongeii.
AGCGGCCCAGAAAGACCTCAGCTTTGCCCTAGGCCAGTCACGCTTCCGCCCTGGGGATGCCCTGCACATCATCTCCGTCGAAAGGACCGCTGAATTTCTCACAGTCACAGGCAAGTATGAACTGACCAGCCAAGATGCAGCCACACTGGGCCTGTACATCACCTCGCTCGACTCACCCGCCAAAGGTGTCCCCAATGGGCCTAACCAACAAGTCGTTCTCCAAAAAGGCCGTGGTAAATTTTCTCTCACCCTGCCTCAGCCGTACCCTGGCCTGCCCCATTTGACATTTTATAAACTCGCCCCACCAAGCAATCACAAAGCCTTTGGCGCGATCTATTTTGGCACGAAGGCTGAAGCGGAAGCTTCGCACAAGCTCAACCTCAGCTACCTGGCACAGGATGCCCCCTACCCCACCGTTGCGAACAAGTACTTGCTGGAAAAACTCGACCGCATCGTTCTCCCAGACATCCAGTTCAGCGGAGCTACCCTGGAGGAAGTGGTGGAGTTTTTAACCGTGAAAGCCAAGGAGTATGACACCACAGAAACCGATGAGACTCGCAAAGGTGTTCCCTTCCTGATCCTACTCCGACCCGGACCCCAGAAGATTATCAGCCTGGATCTCAAAAAAGTCCCGTTAGTCGAAGCTATTCGATACGTTAGCGAACTGGCAGGGATGAAATTCAGAGTCGAGCCGCATGCCGTGATCTTCGTCCCGGCCACCGGTTCCACTCCATTGATAAAGGCCACTCCAACCCCTGCCCAAAACCCAAAGGGCCGGGCTGGTGAACTGGACCGCAAGATCATCCTGCCCCAGGTCCAGCTCAAAGAAGCCACCTTGGAAGAAGCTGCGGAATACCTCCGCACCCAAGTGCAAACCGCCTGTGATCGCATGCAGGAATCTCCCCTCAATATCATCATCAAACCCGGTGCTCCTGCTGGCCTCAAGATCAGCCTCAGTCTCAAAGAAGTGCCCCTGGTGGAAGCCCTGCGCTACCTCGCCGAGCTCTCCAATCATACCCTTCGAGCCGATGATCAAGGCTTCATTCTAGAGCCGCGTTGACGCCAAGGAGCAGCCAGACCCGCCAATGGGTGATGTCTAGCGAACACCCTCATTCGTTAGGCTTCACCGTCTTCTTTTTACACTCATTCGCCCCACACCTTCGGCACCACGTAGTTCTTCGGCTGCGGGCCACCTTTCGGCGGCAGGGCCTGCGCGGCAAAGGTGGCGAGCTTAGCTTTCAGCTCGGCCACTTTTTCCGGTTGGCTCGCGGCGAGGTTGGTCTTTTCGTTGGGATCTTCGGCTAGGTTAAACAGCTCCACGCCAGTCGGCGCGGCGGCTTTTTTCTTCTTTTTCTTGGCGGCTTTGGGGGCCTCTTCGGCATCCGTCGTGCCGCCATTCAGCACCAGCTTCCAGTCGCCCATGCGCACGGCTCCGTTGTTAGGCGCGGTGTTGTAAAGGATGGCCTCATGCGGAGAGGCCGCCCCCTCCGTGATGGCAGGCCAGGCATCGCGCCCGTCCAGGGGGTCTTTTTGCTCCAGAGAGGCCCCGGCCAGCTTCAGCAAAGTCGGGTACCAGTCCACCATGTGCAGGGGGGCCTTGACCACGCTGCCTGCGGGGATCTTCCCCTTCCAAGTGGCAAAGGCCACCACGCGGGTGCCTCCCTCATACAGCGTGCCTTTGCCAGCGCGCAGGGGGC
It includes:
- a CDS encoding M56 family metallopeptidase, yielding MNLLPQLFDWVLATSLRASLLAAAVLLIQAALHRHLTPRWRYALWLPVLATLLMPSLLESRWSVETLLSHTAKEAVVAPAAQPLPMALEIAAPAVPIPPTPTQPFNWQLALATTWAVGCCAWLLCGTVSFMLALRRYRRSALPAPTDLLHEIEQVAAEMRLRRLPRIWVSPQVGSPAITGVWRPTLMLPFQLGEHFTPAEIRLILKHELMHLKRGDLPMNLLLCALMALHWFNPLLWMAFFKVRTDREAACDAQVLAHGSTESRRHYGHALLKMESAFGPHGLSLGFVGIFQRGTALRTRIQAIAQAPRSHPLMRSFIVGAMAVLTFLGSTRAQTPPDEAAQKDLSFALGQSRFRPGDALHIISVERTAEFLTVTGKYELTSQDAATLGLYITSLDSPAKGVPNGPNQQVVLQKGRGKFSLTLPQPYPGLPHLTFYKLAPPSNHKAFGAIYFGTKAEAEASHKLNLSYLAQDAPYPTVANKYLLEKLDRIVLPDIQFSGATLEEVVEFLTVKAKEYDTTETDETRKGVPFLILLRPGPQKIISLDLKKVPLVEAIRYVSELAGMKFRVEPHAVIFVPATGSTPLIKATPTPAQNPKGRAGELDRKIILPQVQLKEATLEEAAEYLRTQVQTACDRMQESPLNIIIKPGAPAGLKISLSLKEVPLVEALRYLAELSNHTLRADDQGFILEPR